One genomic segment of Pseudoalteromonas sp. GCY includes these proteins:
- a CDS encoding ATP-binding protein: protein MKANRSIVDEIKRKITALFSLFLVVLVAMVGFSLMQQKATLEQEDVKRTGASLISDFKAQVNELIYQVAPLSEDHILSTLPSDLLFTQYAVKALTNLVDNTDMVKSAFINDGSVFTVEGYPFDTLRWNNSVFSEHANKVLSQQLRTLRIDKLVVPVESIEKKPSDQAKLFLAIPLRQKLSSLMRPYKYTGVLFLEVDLGPFLDSNQEKGSIWLTSQDLVLEGTHSSNATEGVYRSPIYSLKDDFVELDLQLQREAEVYSNDILRAVLYIVLIGLMLVVLLTWYLRRLAKRLTNPMQALERHCERLKRGHYVSAKSDFEFRELRTLQVTLNQLAKQIKEQISSLESEKMKAQSSERAKSHFLANMSHELRTPLNGIYGVFQLMKHHRNAADSKELIAQGMTSTETLLSLLNDLLDFSKIEAGELKMESATVDVKSIVTEVKQEFVHTASTKQIDLIIHTEELANPYRLGDSLRLKQILRNLISNAVKFTSDGSVTVILQDGGKHLSIRVIDTGAGISEIALKKLFNRFQQADSSTTRKYGGTGLGLAIVKQLAELMDGRVTVTSQEGIGSEFTVELVLEICDAPEQSIMQDLQDIPALKDKNLLLAEDNPLNQKIFSAMIKPTEANLVIAQDGEEAIELYHELKPDIFFVDIQMPKKDGLKVCSEVREQDKTTPLVAVTANVMSGDLENYQQLGFDNCVAKPIDMKKLYEVINTIVS from the coding sequence ATGAAAGCAAATCGCAGCATCGTTGATGAAATAAAAAGAAAAATTACGGCATTATTCTCTCTGTTCCTCGTTGTACTGGTTGCGATGGTTGGCTTTTCCCTGATGCAACAAAAGGCAACCTTAGAGCAAGAAGACGTTAAACGCACTGGCGCAAGTCTTATCAGCGATTTTAAAGCGCAAGTCAATGAGCTTATCTATCAAGTTGCACCATTAAGTGAAGACCACATTTTATCTACCTTACCGAGCGATCTACTGTTTACTCAATACGCGGTTAAGGCGCTAACTAACTTAGTCGACAATACCGACATGGTGAAGTCTGCGTTTATCAACGATGGCTCCGTGTTTACCGTAGAGGGATATCCTTTTGATACCCTACGTTGGAACAACTCCGTATTTAGCGAGCATGCTAACAAGGTCCTCTCGCAACAGCTACGCACTTTAAGAATCGACAAACTGGTTGTCCCAGTTGAAAGCATTGAAAAAAAACCGTCTGATCAGGCCAAGTTGTTTCTCGCCATTCCCCTTAGACAAAAATTATCATCGTTAATGCGTCCTTATAAATATACGGGTGTACTATTCCTCGAAGTCGATCTTGGACCATTTCTAGATTCCAATCAGGAAAAAGGCTCTATCTGGCTCACCAGTCAAGACCTTGTGCTTGAAGGAACACATTCCTCAAATGCCACTGAAGGTGTATACCGCAGTCCTATTTATTCACTAAAAGACGATTTTGTAGAACTTGATTTACAGCTACAACGAGAAGCCGAAGTATACAGTAACGACATTTTACGCGCGGTGTTATACATAGTGCTTATCGGGTTGATGCTGGTGGTATTACTTACCTGGTATTTACGCCGATTAGCAAAACGGTTGACCAATCCGATGCAAGCACTTGAACGCCATTGTGAACGACTGAAACGAGGACATTACGTTTCTGCGAAAAGCGATTTTGAATTTAGAGAATTAAGAACGCTCCAAGTGACCCTTAACCAACTTGCGAAACAAATCAAAGAGCAGATCAGCTCTCTTGAAAGTGAAAAAATGAAAGCGCAAAGCTCTGAGCGGGCAAAAAGTCACTTTTTGGCGAACATGAGCCATGAATTAAGAACGCCACTTAACGGTATTTATGGTGTATTTCAGTTAATGAAGCATCATAGAAATGCAGCAGACTCCAAAGAACTCATTGCACAAGGCATGACATCCACAGAAACATTACTTAGCTTACTCAATGATTTACTTGATTTCTCTAAAATTGAAGCTGGTGAATTAAAGATGGAATCAGCGACGGTGGATGTCAAAAGTATTGTCACTGAAGTAAAACAAGAGTTTGTCCATACTGCCAGTACTAAGCAAATCGACCTGATTATTCATACTGAGGAACTCGCAAACCCTTATCGACTCGGTGATTCGCTGCGTTTAAAGCAGATACTAAGAAATTTAATATCCAATGCCGTTAAATTTACCAGTGACGGATCTGTAACCGTTATACTCCAAGATGGCGGTAAGCATCTCTCCATCCGTGTAATAGATACTGGCGCTGGTATTTCCGAAATCGCGCTAAAGAAGCTATTTAATCGTTTTCAACAGGCAGACTCGTCGACCACCAGAAAGTATGGAGGAACTGGTCTTGGACTTGCAATTGTAAAACAACTCGCCGAGTTAATGGACGGCCGTGTTACGGTGACGAGTCAAGAAGGTATTGGCAGTGAGTTTACAGTTGAACTCGTACTCGAAATTTGCGACGCACCAGAACAATCTATCATGCAAGACTTGCAAGATATACCCGCCTTGAAAGATAAAAATCTGCTACTTGCTGAAGATAATCCACTTAATCAAAAAATATTTAGTGCCATGATTAAACCAACTGAAGCGAATCTTGTCATAGCTCAGGATGGTGAAGAAGCGATTGAGCTTTACCACGAATTGAAACCTGATATCTTTTTTGTAGATATTCAGATGCCAAAAAAAGATGGCCTAAAAGTATGTTCAGAAGTCAGAGAACAAGATAAAACAACCCCGCTTGTTGCCGTCACGGCCAACGTGATGTCGGGAGATTTAGAAAATTATCAGCAACTTGGATTTGATAATTGTGTTGCAAAACCGATAGATATGAAAAAGCTTTATGAAGTGATAAATACGATTGTGAGTTAA
- a CDS encoding sugar ABC transporter substrate-binding protein codes for MPGQMLCLVFMLLLLVYSSVNAHASEPPEIDVAVGLENFDFQPLFEEFSAKTGIKVNILAFNNNQLKSELLLYADALQLPDAVIIPSDYMGLSELQFSQVPESWLSKKLTQKVIENSKVNGELRGVPIMYGNHLVLYYNRALVPHPITDLQTYAQQAVADQPTLGWNFYEMYWFVTFANALQPNLIQEGVPQLDTKAMRLAISNYQSLLNSGIIDADCVYQCLMNRFKTGKLDYFVNGIWAYRQLKDKLKDDLAIAPLPRWGNHQLMSLASSHVLAFPANGIESKKGPHLKLLVDFMQSQKVQDKLWDELNALPANGDSLAELTKRGDKALSQLIASLHETYPQPNEPIMAYIWEAMLKGLTRYLGGVYSVEETTQYMQFIVTKSGQNESKSQHR; via the coding sequence CGCGGTAGGACTTGAAAACTTTGATTTTCAGCCATTATTTGAAGAATTTAGTGCAAAGACGGGTATTAAAGTTAATATTCTTGCCTTTAACAACAATCAGTTAAAAAGCGAGTTATTGTTGTATGCAGATGCCCTGCAACTACCGGATGCCGTTATTATTCCCAGCGATTATATGGGATTGTCGGAACTGCAATTTTCTCAGGTGCCAGAGTCTTGGCTAAGCAAAAAGCTCACACAAAAAGTCATTGAAAACAGCAAGGTCAATGGTGAGCTGAGGGGCGTGCCAATTATGTATGGCAACCATCTTGTACTCTATTACAACCGTGCACTTGTGCCACACCCTATTACCGACTTACAAACCTACGCACAGCAAGCGGTAGCAGACCAACCTACGCTCGGCTGGAATTTTTATGAAATGTATTGGTTTGTGACCTTTGCAAACGCCCTCCAGCCTAATCTCATTCAGGAAGGCGTACCACAGCTTGACACCAAAGCGATGCGCCTCGCAATTTCCAATTATCAATCATTACTCAACAGCGGCATCATAGACGCTGACTGTGTATACCAATGCTTAATGAATCGTTTTAAGACCGGCAAGCTCGATTATTTTGTGAATGGAATTTGGGCATATCGTCAACTTAAAGACAAGCTTAAAGACGACCTAGCCATCGCGCCTTTACCGAGGTGGGGTAATCATCAGCTGATGTCTCTAGCATCGTCTCATGTACTGGCTTTTCCTGCCAATGGCATAGAATCTAAAAAAGGTCCGCATCTAAAGCTGCTTGTTGACTTTATGCAAAGCCAGAAGGTACAAGATAAACTGTGGGATGAGCTCAATGCGCTGCCAGCAAACGGCGACAGCTTAGCTGAACTGACAAAACGCGGCGACAAAGCACTGTCTCAACTGATTGCATCTCTGCATGAAACCTATCCACAACCGAATGAACCTATTATGGCCTATATTTGGGAGGCTATGCTTAAGGGACTAACACGCTATTTAGGTGGTGTGTATAGTGTCGAAGAAACGACGCAATATATGCAATTTATTGTCACAAAGTCGGGACAGAATGAAAGCAAATCGCAGCATCGTTGA